TGGCATCCAGGCACGCCCGGCTCTGGCTTGTGGAatttgtctgtttacatgaCTCAGGCTTTGGATATCTGAGCAACTCTGTGAACATGTCTTGCAACTGTAGATCACTGCCCCCCTCAcctccagaaaagaaaaagaaaaaacaggcatctggtttgttgtttttgtgggaTCCCATTTTGACAGCTTAGCCAGGATGGTGATGGGAACTGAAATGTTTCTCCTTAATGCAGCCGCCAGAACAATGCCTCTTTCTGCAAAGAGAGACAAACGCAAACTGGTGTGCGACACTTTAAGCTGCAGAATGTCTTTTTGATGCCCTGTAATACAGACAGCAACACCAGCAGTCAGATGGACGTGTTATCTTATGTTCAGTGTTACCATGTGTGGTATTGTGGTGACCTTGCTAACACTGCCTTACTGTATGAAAGTTTAATTTTGTTCAGTGAAGACTTAGGCTAAAAACCTCCCTGCCAAGCAGCTTAAAATGCATGCTGTTACTTCTGATACAAGAATAAGACTGATGTGGTTGAATCACTAGAGAATTCTCTGCGCAGTGTTGATAATCCAGTCATCATTGGGCTATGTGACAAACTGTCAAAATTGCACATACCATTTGAAAAGACTGAGATTTTCAGCTGTTACTACAGAAGTTCATTCCTTGCCAAGGAGCAAGGCCATTGAATTGatttgttaaatataaatgaattgcTCTAAGCCTGTTGTAAAGTGAGTACCCAATATTTCCACAGAGTCAGGTCTGACTCTGCCCTGGGGATTATTAAAAGATGTGCTGTCAAATCATAAGGCAGAGGCCCCTGTGTGCATTGATTGTGGCATAACACATCAGGAGATTAAAGCTCATTAAGATTCTGATTAATGATGCGGATGTACTTCCTTGTAGGACACAAACGGTGTCCTGTTGAGTTAGCATCCACAGACGCAGGCTCTGCAGGAGCAAGTGCAGACACAACCGGCGTACGGCTGGGCAGTGGAGACATCCTAAATTTTGGAGTCTGTTTCAGTACTGAAAAACATCACGGTTATGTGTATTTGCTGTTTCTGTTGATGACTTAGGCAGTGTTTGCATTGGCTTTTTCCATCGTAATCTCCTCCACAGGAAGAGCACTCTCTGCCCAGCAGCCCATCTGGAAGGCCTGCACGCTTTGTAGGAAAACACATTTGCCATTGTTCTCATAAAAAGGAGAAGTACATAATACAGGTCTGGCTAAAATAAGTTTTTGGGGATGGGAGGCCTCCTGGTAAAACAAGGTTGTTGCTGGAAATAGGTGTTGGTGGGCCTGTAGGGGGCACTCTTTCCTCTGGACCAAACAGAAATCTGATGTTTCAGCACATTGTTGGGGCCCTGTGCCGAAAAGGGTGCTGTcctttggatgagatgttaaactgaggtcctgactctcggTGGATGCTAAATATCCCATGGCACTGTTCGGAAGAGCAGTTAGCactggtgtcctggccaaattctCACAATAACTGGCTCTCTACATCTGACAACCTAATCACCCCTATATCTGATTGGATATACAATGCCTTGCATTCCTATCCACTTTGATTCCCCAGGTCATGGCTGCAATAGAGAACTGGGTTCTCACTTGACCTTCCTTGTGAAAGGATACAGTATGACAGGGCCTTGCTTTGGTGTGGAGGACAGCAGGAATGTCCCAAGTTTCTTACGTATTCAACGCAACCTCCTTTGTTGCATTTATTAGAAAATCCTTAGCCTCCATCATTATTTTATGTGTTGTTATGTATAAAGGTTTACTCTATTAAGGACATTAATCACAAAGTAATTTTGCTATATTTTCTATCATTCCAAAATcccattttaatatttgctaTAGCTTGGATTTTGAATAGCATGAGATAGCCTGCTGTCAGTTTCTGTGCTTTGGTACACAATTACAAATGACAATATTATTTATGAGTGGATTAGCTGTTCTGCTGATCTCATTAATGATATGACGATTCTTTCCAAATGCAAAAGATGCTTATTTCTTCTACAAGAACTAAACAAGCATCCGCAGCTGCTTTTATTAGACAAATGCAAAGGTCAGAGataataattatgatttaaTTCTTCTTGGCCAAGAGTATGTAAAACGTGTTCATAAGATTTATTAATTTTGAATGAAGGCAGGTTTTACAATACCACTGTAGAAATATGAGGTGAAATATCTTAGTGAAGGTGGTTAAGGATTTTTCAGGTTCACTTTCAGTTACATTGAAATAAATACCAGCAGAAGCGCTCTACCTTCAGATGTGCAGAGCGTTTTGTACATATATAGCTAGCACAAGGATGACTCAAGAGGCACACCTGCCAATTCCATTctgggaagaaaaacatgggAACAGCACATTCAGAAAAGAAATTCAGTCAAATATGCATGCCTTCGACAggtgtgaaattatttaaagcAAATGGTGCTTTTATATTTCATCCAATGAGTCTATATAATTTTGTTATGAATGGTTTTGAACTGCGTGTCCCTAAGCGCACTGCAGAATAATGAAAACTGGTCAGTTTTGGGTCTGTCAGAACCCATCCTAcctcatccctccctctttgCCCTTCCTGTTCTTGTCTTTTAACccttttctttattctttctgCTCCTCCACTCCTTAtcatcccctctctcttctcctttccccgtctttctctgttttccaccctcccccactccctcgcACCTCGGCCCGCAGGATGATGAATGTAAACGAACACCCACTCTCATTCCCGCCCCCTCAATCAGcaatcaattaatcaaacaGGTCTGTTTTCGTATAGCGCCCTTGACAGTGGGGTCACCACCGTGCAACTGCGATATGAAACAGTGAGAGAGGCCTGCGAGGAATTAGGTGCAACTGTAAATAACAGGAGGATTCCACAGTAGTGCACTGTGGACCTGAAGgatgcaattaaaatgtgagtgatggtaaaaaaaaaaatgaaagtgttaaCACAAACTGACGAACAGTGTgaaacaaatatacaatcatCTGTCGTGAGTTTCTCATTGAAAATCAGCCTCTCACTTGAAAAGAAGCGGTCTAATGGAGAGGTGTCCTTCACTGTGCCCAGGatgtttaattagcatgtaaACCTACAGTGTGATTGAGAAATGAAGCCTGTATCACACCACATAAAGGGAAATACAAACAGCCAGCCAGAGGGGCTGCGGACTTTCAAGCATTTCATTGGGCTTGGTCGTTTGTGTGACTGCGGTATATGGCAATGTTTGGCACAGCaaagacccccccgccccccccccaaccccccgtccCCACAGCCTGTAAAGGCTGATAAGCCAGTCCCTCGCTACGGTGGCCTTTTCTTTCTTGCTAGAATAAAACAAAGGCGCCGTTTTGGTCTAAAAGGCAATTACACTTGAATTTTTGTCGGGGAACCGAGCGAGGCGGGGCCGCCAGACACAAATGGGCCGCTCTCCTTCTCGTTTAGCTGCGTGGTCCCTTGCGTTTGCCGCTCCACCGGTGCGTGTTATCGCACTGCATTCTCTAACATTGCCTTGTGTGCCACTTGGCCTGTCCAACATTCAGGCTCACAGCATGCTTTGCTGTCATATCATGCATTGGGGTGCAACCGTGTTCCTATTTGTTCTCTCATGCACACCATGGCATGGAGACATTCACACTAGTGTGGCACTCATTTGATGTTACCGCAACACCGTTTTCGGATGTATAATGTCTTCTGCTGTATTAtcagttgtgttgtgttacagtTCATGCATGGAAAAGTACTGATTGCTTTTAACATCATGTTCCGAGTACAAATATCACTGATTATACTTGAGCAGTAGTGGGGGAATTACTCTGAAACCAGAAGAAAGCCCTCCAGTATGTGCTGTGCCCAGTAGCTTCTCTGGCGTACGGTCACTATTTAGGCGCAAACTCACGCGGATGCTCACGCCTCTTGGTGCTCAGTTTGAGCAGCGAGTGAGACCGTAAGCATGGCAGGGACAGCTCTCGCACGCCCCCAGCCCTCCTCAGACGTGACCCGGTGCCCTGAGGCGCTCAGCTCCGTGTGGGCGAGCTGGCGTTAGCGTGCTGACTCAACACCAGATGCGCAGAGGATAACCTTTGATGGATGAGTGGGcttactttctctctttctgcctccttCTCTCGCAAACATACACAGAGATATTTTAAATAGAGTTTATCATCTTTAGAAAGCCGTGCATATTTCTTTCAAGGTTGGGATCCACTCCATTTTAAATCcaattcacaaaatgaactggaattcagttaatgaactgaaaaatcATCATTGAACATGATGGCCATTTTCCAATTCATGAATTGGATTGGAGTTCATTTTGTGTAGACGAAGTGTTTGCTAATTACtatgaaaatgaatgtcattatgTTGTTTCAGGGGTTAGGAAGATTAGATTGAGTATTTGAACCAGTGCTGGGACTAATAGAGTTCCACTGAAGGTCAAGGCATTGATAGGGGAAAAGAGCGTGGCTCTGGGAGTTGTGATAGACTCCCTGGTGCGAAAAAGGCTGTGAGTGGGAGGGGAAATCAATGCTTTAATATCTCACACAGATGTAGGGGGACATGATGATTGTTGCATGTATGCTGGCTTTCCTCAGACCTCAGTCTATTAACTGAGGAGGGTGGGTGTTGGGTCCCAGAAAATAATACTGCTgaactgtgtgtatatgtgtgtgcgtgtgtgcgtgcgtgcatgcgtgtatatatgtgtgtgtgtgtgtgtgtgtgtgtggggcggtgTGTATGGCCACTTCTTCCTATAGGGCTTTGTTAAAACATGTCTTTTGATCATGtgaaacacaattttatttgtgtacatgTCATTTATTAAAtctgacaaaaaaatatgactaTTTAATGGCATTATGGCAAAAATATGTGAAGATATAgcatgtgagtgtatttgtgaaGCAATAtcattgctttaaaaataaatgtcagtacatgtttaatcatttctgttcacccacccaccctaccctttatgtgtttatttttgcatatgcatatgctTTTTTATTAGTGTTATCATATGTATATCTGCATATTGCTGAgtctaaataaatcattaatgaAAGTGTAAGAAGGTCTCCCAGCACAACAGGTTACATTATGACAACCTATAAAAGCGGCATTAGTCAATAAACACTCAAAGGCGTGTTGGTACTACAAAGCGATGCAACACTTCAGAGGTCGGTATAAACTGAAAAGGCTTTTGATGACAAGAACTTGAAAgccatttttcatcttttaataATTTGAGATTTTTTAATAGAACATGATGTTGGTTCGTGAAggtcctcccctctcccccctccctgatgaatgcaaataaacatgtttatctCAGAGAAATAAGTGCCTTAGCTCCGGTCGAGGGCTTAGCCAGGAGAGGCACTGCCTCAGAATCGGATGAAGCCGGAGATAAGGCTCCCGACAGGCTGAATAAATGTTTGGGAAATCGCTACCCGTGTATCTGGCGTACAGCGGGGGGAGATTGCCTCAGATGTTAGCAGCCCCCGTTTGTTGTGTGTTGGTGCTCATGCTTTATTCACGACCCTCGCAGTGTTTCAGAGTGGATCCGTTCCTCACGCGGATGGGGAACGAGACTGAGGACGGACGATGCCGCGGCCGCCACGTTGgcgctcccctcctccccagccATCTATCCCGAGCGGGACATTATTGACTGTAACACGAGGCTTGGGGAGTACTTTGTGTGCTTGGTGCTGTGCTAGCAGTAAGCTCAATATTCCAGCTCAGACAGGTCTCCCTTTTCTCTGTAACACTTACTATGgcagtaaatacaaaaaatgtgaacaacaaaaatgttgggCAAGGTtgtatgtgattggttaatGTTACATTCTGTTAAAAACGTAGGTTGGGGGGTCTCGTGGATGACGTGTTCTGTTATGGCACTGTTCTAGCGCTTCAGTGGCCCCCCCACAATCTTGTTTTGAATCCAGCCTGTGCAATTTCTGTCTATGGCAGGCAGCACTGCAAGGTGGCACATTATTGACACTAGCATTGCCCAGGGAAGGTTTTGCTTTTCAGAAAATGGTCAGAATATGTGTTGTaatgtctgaaaatgaaaatgctgtatttgtaAGCAGTGGTATAAGAAAGGACAGAGTGTCCCGTTCCAAGTGTGGCAGACAGTACGGTGATAATAGTCTTTTAATTCACCACTGACTTCATCTGTTTTGCCAAGAATGTGCTAGCGGAGATGAGGAAAATCAACACGTTCCTCTGGATTGCTTGGAAATCAATTGAAAACCAGAACCAGAGCAGAGATTGGCTTGGCCAGGGGAACAAGTGCGGAGGAAGAGGCAATTAGAAGGCCAAGGGCTCTGCCATTTCCAAATAGTCCCTGAGGACTGGGGCGAGGGAGAGTCAAGCAATAAATCACTGGCTCTCATCCACGTTATCTGGCTGGTTACGGGCTGGGACGTGGTTTGTGCATTACGTACGTGACGCATGCTTGTGGTTTCTCAGACAGGTCTGCATATGCAAGAGAAGAGCACCCGCATTAATGTGGAGTGTATGATTTATGGCGGCCCTGTCCCGTCCATAATGCTGTGCTGGTACGTGCATAGGGTGTGTTTATACCCATTAGTGCTGCACTGTATATGCATGAGAGTCACACGTCGAGTTGGGAGAGTCCACTGGCCTTAACCATGGACTAAATATATTAACCAGATACTGTGTATTTGTTTGGTCGAGAAACTGATGCATATTGATGAAGCTTTATTTAGTCATAACCTTGGCAAAAGCAGCTTTTGAATTCAATTGCTTCGAGGAACGTAAATGGAGCGAAAGAGTGGAATACGACTAATAAGGTATAAGACTGTTTCTTTAATAATTAAGACTAATGCTTTTTAGGGTTATTAGTGTAAGACAACTTGGCATGAAAAGGGCTTGTGCAAGGGCTCCGTATCATGAAATGAGAACGAGTGAATGTCAGACCTGCTTTTGCGGAAGGCATATCTGAGGGTGAGTTTAAAACATTGTGGAGATGGAAAGAACAGGAAAGGCATACATTTACCAATCATCCTCTCACAGCAAATTTGACTGTTTATCCTGGAACTATAACTGTGAGATTATTCCACCTCAGTTTTCAGACATAAACAAATAGATGTTTTTTACTCAATTCTGCCACCCAGTTAAGTTTTAGCTACCTCCTGCTTTAGTGGAGGAGGCAGCCCCACCCTTTTCTTATATTTGAGAGGCACTATATCCTTTGAACTTCTCCACAACATTTTGTAGTGAGGAAAAGGGCTGCAGTttgtgggagaggagggaagtgTAAAATTTACAAAACTCTTTTTGTAAATTTTTCTATGGTTTGCCTTGCACGCTATGATGAGTGCAAACGATTAGCAATATTTTGCAATGGCCTTTGAGATACATTTGCTTCCGATTCATGGTTGTACCATAAATAGAGCTCCATATCTGAGAGTGACGTACTTATGAATGGTTGTCACACCATAGTACACAATCGCCATAGTTACAGCGCTCTACAACTGGGATTTCAGTGTAGCACCATTTCACTTTACAAAACACCTTACGACATTTTCCTCATTTGAACACCCTGATGTCAGGTCCCAGCCTGGGTGGCCCATGGACATTTGGGGCTGATCCTAGACTCCAATCACCAAAGctcccatctttctctctctagcCCACTCTCCCTTCCCCCAGGAATGGAAGCtatgttaccatggcaacagaagCAGCACCTTGGTGAAACAATGACTGTGACACCTGATTCGGTGGCATTGAaactctgcatgtgtgttttctgaGCAAATGTGAGATGCAGGTCTGGGAAGTGAAAGCAGATTACAATGATCTATACACCTGTGATACACTAGACCATGGACACATTCTGTAGAATGCATTATGTTTTGAACAGGATTTATCTTTGAGTGGGCACAATGCAGCAACTCCAAACTGTCCCGATTTAGATGCTAATGTGGACACTGCAAAATGTGTAtgaacaggaaggagagaaggaagcaTACCACACAAGGCTTTTTTCCTGCTTAGCTGCGTAGTCAAATCCCTGGTCCGTACCCTCTCAGACAGGACAGGTGCTGCGGGTGACACAGACACCTGTTCCTACCACCTGTCCTTATGTAATTCTACTCTGAGCATCTCAGACCAGAGCCAGCGTAGGCCAACAGGAGGGCAGTTCCAGTCTCTCTCAGCTGCGACAAACCTTCCTGGGGTATCCAGCCTTAAGGttgaagccacacatcctccgacGAGTAGCCAATTTGTAATCACCTCCATTCGTTTTCAGTGAGAGCCGATCCTTCGCGTCCACAAGGCATGGTAACATGAGGCTAGATGGCAGCAGAGTGACCGGAAGGACGGGGAACATGGtgtgataaccaatcagattaaagatttGACGTGTGAATTGTACCCTATTTAACAATTAGATCACGCCCACAAGCGACCGATTGTGGGAGGCGACAGCGATGCCAAGCGATCTCAttggaggatgtgtggcttcacCCTAACACTCCCTCAAAACACTCCCCACTCTGTCTGCCCCCTTTATTGGGCCAGTGCTGGTGGGGTTACCCGGAATGTTCTACCAGTACGTGCTTCCGCACGCTTATCTACAATGGTGTACGTATGCTGTGGGTCCTACACTCTCACAAGAGCCCTGCAAAATAGAGCAATATAAACTAGGCCTAGTTTGTCTAAATTCTGCCTAAccaaatttttttatattctctGATTCCTCGAAACAATCTCTTCTGCTTGATCTCTGAGATAATCTCCAacagtctctctccctcgttcccTGCCAACAATGGGGTGTGAGTGCTTTTCATGCGTTTCTTGTTATaagcatatttgtttgtgtCTAGTCCTGGACCAGGCCTACGTAATGCTCATTTAGATTTTGTGGTCTTTCCAgtgctttattttcagaattgagcgcACGTATCGACATTCTGAGGCCATAATGGAATGTGTAATTCATGTGTTCGTATTAGGGCAGGATAATTGCGCTTGTACGCAAGTGGACGAAGGGgaaaatgtgttaatgtgtttaatTCCCTCTGTCTGATGCCATCTTTCAAATTGTTGAATTTTGTACAAGTCTAATCATGCcacatttgaaatgtgcagATCTGATACCAATGTGTTGTTTTGACCCCCCACAGTTCTGAGGGAACCAATCAGGATTTTAGTGATTTTTTGTGTATGTTACTTTCGCATAAGAGAGTCTGTTTTGTTATTACATGTCTGTATActaaaaacaattttgaaataACTGATTTTATTATTCGCTTGTATGTTATGCACTTCAGAAAAATCTACATGCCTCTCTATATGCATATTTTCTATAAATAGCTTCAGAGGCAGCTCGTATTCATCAGGACATTAATTTGCCTATCTTGGATGTTAGGCCAGTGTCTGGAAGATTATTGCGGCACTGAGAGACTGTAACTCAGGGAAATTGATTGGACACAATCTTTAAATTACCAACCCTCTTTACCAACTGTCAGTCATGCAaggtcaatgttttttttgtgctgtctTCCACAACATGgaaagaagacaaaaacaaaagccactAACAATGATGTTGAGTATTGAATGCATATGAAGGTTAGTGAAGCTGTCTGTTTAAACCAAGCATGTAATAACACCAGCACTACAGGACAAATTAAGTTAATTAAGCATTGATGTGGCTTAATAGATAGAAGACAAGGCAATGAAGATCTCCATGAGCTAATAAACAGCCATCAGCTCCCAGCCGGTTAATTCGGTTGTGAGACCTAATTGTTTTTCTACACATGACTTGGTAAATGGAGGAATCATGGGAGAGAGTCTGGTAGCCTTGGGAACATACATGCccttgcacatacacacacacttacatgctCAGAGGGTGTGGAAATGGCTTTAATGGAGAAGGGCAGTTATGATAAAGGTTAAATGAGGTAAAAGGCACCAGATGGAGCTTAGTACTGGTGCAAACCTTGTCGATTGAGGCAGCTTTAATGACACCTTAAACAGCCCTTTGAGTACCTGGAAAATCAGCTTAATTTAGGTTTAACTGAGGCACCACCTTGCCCAGAAATCTGCCTCCCTGAAATAACTGTCTgttatttatctctctctctctctctctctctctctctctctctctctctctctctctgtctctcaggtgtTCTAGTGATCCTGGCAGCGCCAGCGGGACTGCTGTCCTCTGCACAGGAGCTGTACCCCAGCCGAACGCCTCAGGAATCCATCTCCATGGTCAAGCAGAGCCCATCTCCTGCCTTCCCATTGGACCTTGTTGCTTGGGAGGAGGGGTCAAGCAGCGGGACCTTGGACACCAGGGGCAGCCACCTGCTGACCGGCAGCATTCAGCCCACCGTGGCCTTTGTGGCATCCAGCTCCCCATACACGAGCGCCGATGAGGCGACTCCAGCCCACTCAAACCACTCCATGGGCACTGACACAGCGACCCCGGTCAACGCTGCCATTTCTTTCAACTATGATGGGCCAGGGAACAGACTCACCTCTTCCCCTGGGAGATCTGAGAGCACAGggccctctctgtcccctctgccCATCCCCCGTGAGGGACGAGGGGACGCCCCGGAAACCGTGCAGACGGAAATCCCAGACGCCGCGTGGACTACACCCATCGAGGAGTCGAACGCGGAAGAGCCAACGGATTCCAGCGAGCCTTACATCACCACCGAGCtgcagccctcctcctccttcccctccctgttTTCCTCTTCCTCGTTTGCCTCTTTGGACCGGATGCTCAAAGAGCCTGCCGAGACCACGCCCAAACTGGCCCCTCCCCACGCCATCACCCTGCGGGAGTTGCGCTCCTCCCCACCTGAGGGCCCCACTAGCCCTCAGTTAGGGGAAGAGGAGAGCCCCACTCCTCCTCTGAACTCGCCCCCCGCATCCATCCCTccagcctcctcctctccctctgccttccCCAGCCTCGGCTCGGCTCTCATGTACCCCACTGCTGTGACAGAGAGGGACCCTACTGCACTCAGCACTACAGACAGTGTAGGCGCCCCAATTAATGCCACAGGCTCAGACGTACCTAGGTACACTACAGACTCGCTTGGCAATGCCACAGACTTACTTAGCAACGCAACAGACTTGCTTAGTAGCAACACCACAGACTCGCTTACCAATGCCTCGCACACTCTTCAAAGTTCAGAGGGCAATGTTACAGACGAACATTCGGGTTTTTCGTCCAGCTCTGTTGGGAATGGCTCCTCGACCACTGAGCCTGCCTCCACTGCCACCGGCAACTTCCTCAACCAGCTGGTTCCTGCGACCACACCAGGCCCCCATGGACCCAGCAACCACTCAGACCCTGTTCTGGGCCCCCAGCACCCTCATGCAACCATCTGCCTGGGCAAGATGGACATAGTGTGGATTGTGCTGGCCATCAGCATACCCGTCTCCTCTTGCTGTGAGTACAGTTATCTAGCTGAGTGGTTGTTGTTGTACTATTGTATTAGGAAAAATCTAGGCCAGAAAGTGTATCCTAATTTCTTGGcatgattttaatttctttcaattaatatttattgtattattttacattcataacAACAGAGTTTGGCAAAATTATGGGAGGGAATTCTTTTATTAAGGAGCAACTAAAGAATGGTGTCCAAGCATGGGTTGCAAAGAGTTGTTATGATCTTCCTCTTTATGGAAAGCAATAGAACAGATTCCAAACTATCCACCCGAGGAGACATACTTTATAGTTCTCGCTGTCCCAGATTTACACAAGTTTTGGATGATCTGAAGTTATTTCAGGTTAGCTAATTAAGCACCAGGTGCAATCCTACAGTAACATCTGCTCAGATATCTGTACTGCACAGTTCAGCCATTCAGACCTATTAAGCAACAGCCTCAATCTCCACATAATTTCTGAACTCATCGGCAATGGTGGAGCAAGATGGTCTTAACACTCACATATATAATATTGAATCCAATATCTCAGACTGGATTTCTGCTACCAAGGTTTCTATTAAAATGCAGGTGTCCAGTTCCaccacacagagctctgaatgGACAACATGAATGCTTATCAGTGGACCAACTCGAGCTCAGTCATTGGTCACTCATGGCTGCTGTGCCTCCCGTTCCACACAGCTGTGCTCCTGACTGTGTGCTGcatgaagaggaagaagaaggccTCCAGCCAGGAGAACAACCTGAGCTACTGGAACAATACCATCACCATGGATTACTTTAACCGGCATGCTGTGGAGCTTCCCCGCGAGATCCAGTCCCTGGAGACGGCCGAGGTAGGGCTCGCATCTGGTGGCAACGCTGTGGCAACTACTGTCTAGTGAGATCCATCAGAGCTTTTATTCTAGGTTCTGTTTGCAGCATAGTAACAAGCTCTCTAGCTGTTCGTGATTCAA
This is a stretch of genomic DNA from Anguilla rostrata isolate EN2019 chromosome 4, ASM1855537v3, whole genome shotgun sequence. It encodes these proteins:
- the tmem108 gene encoding transmembrane protein 108 isoform X2: MKRSLQVLRYRLLSVLVILAAPAGLLSSAQELYPSRTPQESISMVKQSPSPAFPLDLVAWEEGSSSGTLDTRGSHLLTGSIQPTVAFVASSSPYTSADEATPAHSNHSMGTDTATPVNAAISFNYDGPGNRLTSSPGRSESTGPSLSPLPIPREGRGDAPETVQTEIPDAAWTTPIEESNAEEPTDSSEPYITTELQPSSSFPSLFSSSSFASLDRMLKEPAETTPKLAPPHAITLRELRSSPPEGPTSPQLGEEESPTPPLNSPPASIPPASSSPSAFPSLGSALMYPTAVTERDPTALSTTDSVGAPINATGSDVPRYTTDSLGNATDLLSNATDLLSSNTTDSLTNASHTLQSSEGNVTDEHSGFSSSSVGNGSSTTEPASTATGNFLNQLVPATTPGPHGPSNHSDPVLGPQHPHATICLGKMDIVWIVLAISIPVSSCSVLLTVCCMKRKKKASSQENNLSYWNNTITMDYFNRHAVELPREIQSLETAERARDVKGGTCLGCTW
- the tmem108 gene encoding transmembrane protein 108 isoform X1; the protein is MKRSLQVLRYRLLSVLVILAAPAGLLSSAQELYPSRTPQESISMVKQSPSPAFPLDLVAWEEGSSSGTLDTRGSHLLTGSIQPTVAFVASSSPYTSADEATPAHSNHSMGTDTATPVNAAISFNYDGPGNRLTSSPGRSESTGPSLSPLPIPREGRGDAPETVQTEIPDAAWTTPIEESNAEEPTDSSEPYITTELQPSSSFPSLFSSSSFASLDRMLKEPAETTPKLAPPHAITLRELRSSPPEGPTSPQLGEEESPTPPLNSPPASIPPASSSPSAFPSLGSALMYPTAVTERDPTALSTTDSVGAPINATGSDVPRYTTDSLGNATDLLSNATDLLSSNTTDSLTNASHTLQSSEGNVTDEHSGFSSSSVGNGSSTTEPASTATGNFLNQLVPATTPGPHGPSNHSDPVLGPQHPHATICLGKMDIVWIVLAISIPVSSCSVLLTVCCMKRKKKASSQENNLSYWNNTITMDYFNRHAVELPREIQSLETAEEQETSLPPNGDYNESGMVLVNPFCQETLFINRDKASNI